Sequence from the Fragaria vesca subsp. vesca linkage group LG4, FraVesHawaii_1.0, whole genome shotgun sequence genome:
TCATATTTTGTTGTTGACCAAGCACACATCATCCATCCCTGCTGCTGGGTTGCTTGGTCGGGTTGATTATTAGTCATTGAGACATGGAACATCTACAGAAAGATATCTATTATCGAAAATCCAAGAATCATTATCAAGTTTCCCAATTATGATACTTTGTCTATTTCTGAATTCCTTTTGCAAATACTTATTGAGTCTCTTTTGTGCTTTTCCTAGTGATGGTGAAACTTTTATATCGGCTGATGATCTGCGAATAAATCTTTGGAATTTGGAAATTAGCAGTCAAAGTTTCAATATTGTTGATGTGAAGCCTACAAACATGGAAGATTTAACTGGTAAGCTTCTTTGTGTAATAAGATGCAGGGTATTACTGTTTAATCTTTTGGCCTTTTACACTACAAACTTGAAGAATTTTGGTGGATAGTTAAAAAAGTACATCTGATGGTTGATGAGGGACTCTTGAGAAATCCCAAATCGTCAGTTTTCGGTAGCCAATATGGTTGAAGTTTGGACCGTATGGGAGTGCAAAATGTAAATAAAGTTTCTTATACATAGTATGCATTGCATTTTTCATATTCTTGAGGTATAGGTTTCTACTGCTACCCCATCTTTGAACAACCAAGATGGTCACACCTATATATGTAAATCTACGGACAAACTCGTAATAGCTTGTTTGATTGTTTTTTTCCCCTGATGACTGCCAAGATACTGTTCATAGAATATTGTTCGACTTATTCGATATACATTTTACTTGCAGAGGTGATAACTTCAGCAGAGTTCCACCCCACCCATTGCAATACGTTAGCCTATAGCAGCTCCAAAGGCTCAATTCGACTAATTGATTTGCGGCAGTCTGCTTTATGTGATTCTCATGCTAAATTGTAAGATTTGGCTTGTCATTTGACTGTTATTACCTTGTAGTCTATCGATCACACAAATGGGAGAGAAAATGAGGAAGATTAGTGCAAACTAGATAGAAGAGCAATATGTGCTGACTACCTTTATCCTGTAGATGCATGGGCTAAAAGAGATGGAAAAGTATTCCTTTCAATTTATGCTCTCCTCTATCATGTCTCAAAATATTGGTGAACATAGCACCGCTCATGATGCCAAATCTTTTGGTTAAAATATCTGGTACACAGGTTTGAGGAACAAGAGGCACCTGGTGCTAGATCATTCTTCACAGAGATTATTGCTTCAATCTCCGATATTAAGTTTGCAAAGGATGGTAGATATATACTTAGCCGCGATTACATGACTCTTAAGGTTTGTCTCTTTTATTTGCACTTTTGCTTCATGTTATGTTATTATATCTAGAACATAACGTCGAGAATGCTCCGCACAACCTTACGAATGAAGTACTTAAGCATTGTCTTGACAAGTTTATGCAACTTCTTTTGATATATGAATGAACAATTTCTACATACAATGAGATGTTGAGAGGATGCTAGCAGAGACATTGGGTGCCGAAACACAAACACACATGCAGATGCTAATAGGTGTAATAGGTGTATATTCTTTCTGGGTGTACTGGTTATGCCTGTGGAATGTTGACTAAATTGAAGATGCTCGCCACAGCTCTTGTTGTCTATTCCCCATTTGTAAAGGATGATTGTTGATTTATATTTGGTGGGGAAACTCATGTCTTTAGTGTTGACAATAAATACTTAAATCGACCGCATCGTTTGCAGTTACCAATTATTATGATATCTTATAATATTTGTCAAATACTACTTTTCAAGCTTCATGTCTTGCTCTGCCAAAGTGACATGAAGTTGTTTCATGTCTCTCCATTGTCATCTGACCTTCTGCTACTTGTTTCTCAGTTATGGGACATCAATATGGATTCAGGTCCAGTCACAACCTTCCAGGTTCATGAATATTTAAGACCTAAGGTGAGGTTACTGAAATCTGACTAACGGGTGAAACATGTTACTTTGTTGGATCAGAGCCTCATTATATTCCTTAAATGTGAATGTTTTCAGCTGTGTGATTTATATGAGAACGATTCTATCTTCGATAAATTCGAGTGTTGTCTTAGTGGTGACGGATTGCGAGTAGCGACAGGCTCTTATAGGTATGTTTTCGTTCCTTGCATTTGATTGCTGTGTTATTGTAATGAAAGTCATGGCATTTATGCTAATGTGTTATAGTGTTGTCCCAGCAATCTATTCCGTGTATTTGGTTGTGGCCCTGGTAGTACTGAGGCTACAACTTTGGAAGCGAGTAAAAATCCAATGAGGTAATATTATCAGACATAAGGAAGATTGACAAAGCATTTATTTGTGAACTAGATTGGGGATTATATAATATATTATGCTCTGTTTCAGGCGACAAGTTCAGACTCCTTCCAGACCTTCCAGGTCACTCAGCAGTAGTATAACACGAGTTGTCAGACGAGGTAAGTGCTTACTCTTTAGCATTTACCATCAAATCAATTCTATTGTTATGTTAACGTGGACAAAACTGATCACAGGAGCTGAAAGCCCCGGGGTTGATGCCAATGGAAACTGTTTTGACTTCACAACGAAGTTGCTGCACTTAGCATGGCATCCAACTGAAAACTCTATAGCCTGTGCTGCTGCTAACAGCTTGTACATGTACTATGCGTAAAGATGGTCCAAGAAGAATTGTATTTTCTTGGTTAGCTTTTTGTGGGTTGCTGCTGGAGAAGGCTTCCATTCCTTTCCCACCAACCAGTCTATTGGAGGCCACATTAATTTTCACATTTCACGGTGCCCTTTGAACCTATTGCACATGGTCTTAGACGTCTCAAGGTCCAGAAGTGGCTGTCATAGAATCTACAATGAAGCAACCTGATTTTGTTCCTCGGTGGGCGGCATCTCTTTTTCTTCCTCCTCCCAACCCCCAAATTTCTCTTTCCTTTCTTTTTCATCTTTTACTTTTTTCCTGCATCTTCCTTAAAAGAGAAGATGTAGTTCAAATCTTACAGGTTGTGTTGGATTGAAATAGAGAAGAGAATGTGATTGTAGCTCTCCTACAACAAATACTAAAGGATGTTCGATATTTGCCACTAGGTTTAAGATATAATGTAGTTGCTTCACACTAAAAAGATTTTGGTGGGATAGAGCTGTTGAAACCTGCAGTTCATCATTTTTTTATTGATTCTTTGTCATGGTTGAAATTTCATCAAGGATGTTATATTATTCAATGTAGCTTTTCAACTTATGTAAAAAGCAACGCAATAATCCTCACCTAATATCCTGTGTCTTGTGTCAGGCCTTGTGCACCATTCCAGTGCAGCAAATTTTCCGGAGGTCATTTGCAGTTTAATTCATACTTAGCTGTGTATGGAACCAAAATTACAGGTTGCTGTTACTTTGAATGGTTAGGCCTAGCCGCCTAGGGAAGTATCAGGTAATTGAAAAGAATGAAAACCGCGTAATGGCATAAAAACCTATAGTTTATTTGGTTACATGGAGACTGAAAGACGTACGAGAGAACTTGAACACTACTCTCTTAATCTCTATGAGAAGCTGTACTCACCAGTCTTCAGGTTTTTCTCTGACAAAAGAGTTGAGACCTCAGAAATATTGAAGTCGGAGTCCTTGGATTCATAATGTTGAAAGTGATTCGAAAAAATTGTGTGGGAATGTGCACCCTCTGGGTGAAAGATTTGGCTGAATCGACCTAAGAGGCACAGACTTGTATACAAGGAGCTGTATAAACCTTGAACGAGTGCGCAGCCCAGTGTCACGAACTTCCTTTTTCTTAAGCTTCTCGTGCGGCCTTAGCACTTCCCTTATGCTAAGTCAGTCTTACTTACACAAACACTTTGGCTAGAACACCCGAATGAAGGGAGAAGATCTTTGAAAGAGAGAGAACTTGTATTAAGCTTGAGAGAACTTTACAAAGCTTTACAACTGAGCTAGAATGCTATTCAACTCTCTATGTCTCAAATGGGAGGGGTGCCTTCCTATTTATAGGCATCATCCCCCCTTGCCTAAGGTTCTAAATAATTCTAGGACATTTACAAGTATAGAGGTTTCTAGAGTTTTCTATACAATTCTAAGTGTTACCTTGAGTATTCTAGAGACTTCCGGAGTAGTCTTGACCCTTAAGCCTCTCTAGGGTTCTAGAGAGTTCCGGAGTGTCCTAGAGACTCTCTAAGGTTCTAGAGAGTTCTAGAATTGTCCGAATGCTTCTCGATCCTTCCGGAAGCTTCCAAGACTTTCCATAATATTTCGGATGTTTCTAGAATGCTCATGTGCTCTCCAAAACCTTCCTTGAGCCATGCTTGCATCAAAATGCTCAAGGAAACTCCTCGTTAATTTGGCGGGGCGTGACATTCTCCCACACCTAAGCACGCGATGCCCTCATTGCGCATTCGTTGTAGCGTTGGATCTTGTCCTTGAATTGTCAAATCCTCGGACTCCCAGCTGGCTTCCGTATCGGGCAGACCTCTCCACTTGATAAGGTACTCTTTATAACTTGGCACGCCTTGTCGACGGATGACCCGGTCTGCGAGTATCTCATCTATTTCTTTGTCGAAAGAAGTGACAACGGCTGTTGGTGCCCGATGCGTCTTCCTCGTCGTCATGAAAAGGCTTTAACATGCTCATGTGGAAGACCAGATGAATCTTCAACTTGGGCGGGAGGTGAAGCTTGTATGAAACTTTGCCGACGCGTTTGATAACCTCAAACGGCCCTTCGTACTTGCGTACCAAGCCCTTATGCACCTTCCTAAGGGACTTGAATTGTTGCGGCAAGAGTTTCACAAGTACAAGGTCGTCTTCCTTGAATTCCACGTGCCTCATCTTCTTGTCCGCCCACTTCTTCATCCTAGTAGCAGCCTTATGTAAAGCCGCTCGAGCTAACTCTGTTTGCTCATGACATGACTTAGCAAACTTGAACGCGGTTGGGCTCTTCCCTTCATAGTGAGTGGCAAGGGATAGAGGGGTTATAGGCTGCTGTCCTAAAACGATTTCAAAAGGACTCTTGTTGGTGGCCTCGCTTTATTGCAAGTTATAAGAAAACTGTGCAACGTCAAGAAGCTTGGCCCAGTCCTTTTGGTTGGCACTCACATAGTGCTGCAAGTATAGCTCCAAAAGAGCATTGACACGCTCCGTCTGACTGTCGCTTTGTGGATGGAAGCTTGTTGAAAAGTTCAAGTCTGACCCAAGCATCTTGAATAGCTCTGTCCAAAATCTCCCAGTGAAGAGTGGGTCTCGGTCGCTGACAATGTTCTTTGGCATTGTGTACATTGCGTACACATTGTGTAGGAATAGCCTTGCCGTTTCCTCCGCTTTGCAGTCGGCTGATGCGGCCATGAAAGTTGCATACTTGCTGAATCGGTCCACCACGACTATGATGCTTCCAAACCCTTCGGACTTCGGTAGACAAGTGATGAAGTCCATAGAGACGCTTTCCCATGATCTATCGGGAATGGTTAAGGGGTCAAGCAAGCCCCCCAGCTGCTGTTGTACCACCTTGTCTTGTTGACAAACAAGACATGTCCTCACGTACTCTTTGACCCCGTCTCGCATCCTTGGCCAATAGTAGGTGGACTTTAAGAGGGCAAGTGTGCGCCTTATACCAGGGTGGCCGGCCCATAAGGAATCATGACATTCCTTAATTAGCTCCCTCCTTAAGTTGCTGCACTTCGGTACATAGATACGGTGGCCCTTGGTGTAGAGAAGGTCTTCGTCTAACCAAAACCTCCGCGTTTTGCCTTCCCTTATTAAGGCAATGACGCTTTGAGCTTGTGGATCTGCCTTGAGTCCTTCCTTGATCTTGCTCAATAGAGGGCTAGTGACTTGGGAAATGCTTGCAAACTCTGCCTTTCGGCTTCGGCTACCACGTTCACTCTTCCCGGCTTATACTCCATGACATAATCAAATTCAGCCAGGAAGTCTTGCCATCTAGCTTGCTTCGGACTTAGCTTTTTTTGTGTTTGGAAGTAGCTTGTTGCAACATTGTCGGTCATGATGACGAACTTTGTCCCAAGCAAGTAGTGTCGTCACACTCTAAGACAATGTATGATGACAGTCATCTCCTTCTGTTGCACCGTGTAGCGTCGCTCCGTTTCGTTAAGCTTTCGACTTTCATAAGCAATTGGATGCCCCTCTTGCATGAGTACACCACCAATAGCGAAGTCAGAAACATTAGTGTGTACTTCATATGGCTTGGTGTGGTCGGGTAGGCTGAGTATGGGCTTCTCACATATAGCCTTCTTCAAGTCTTTAAAGGCCTCTTGACACCTCGTTGTCCAATCACATGCCTTGTTTTTCTTGAGAAGGTCGGTTAATGGAGCGGCCCTCACTGAATAGCCCTTGATGAAGCGGCGGTAGCAGTTCACTAGCCCAAGAAAGGACCTTAAGTCATGTACCTTGGTGGGTGGCTCCCATTCTCGAATGGAATGCACCTTGCAATCCTCCATCATTAGCTTGCCGTCCTTGATCTTGTGTCTCAAGAACAACACCTCCGGCTTAGCAAAAGAGCACTTCTCCTTTTTGATGTATAGCTCGTTCTCCCGTAACACCTTGAACACTTCATTCAAGTGTTCTACATGCTCCTCCAAGGTCTTGCTATACACCACTATATCGTCCAAGTAGACGACCACGAACCGATCAAGATAGGGGTGGAATAACTTGTTCATCAAAGTGCAGAACGTTGCCGGTGCATTAGTTAGACCAAAGGGCATAACCAAAAACTTGTAAGACCCATACCTTGTGACACACGCGGTATTCGGTTCATCTCCCTCGGCTATGCGCACTTGATAATACCCCGAACGGAGGTCTAACTTTGAGAAGTAGCGTGCATCACCCAACTGGTCGAATAGATCGGTAATAAGAGGAATGGGGTATTTGTTCTTTACCGTGATCTTGTTGAGCGCCCGATAGTCGATGCACATGCGTAGAGAGCCATCTTTCTTCTTTTGGAACAATACCGGGGCACCAAACGGGGCCTTTGAAGGTCTAATGAATCCGGCGTCTAAAAGCTCCTTCAGTTGCCTTCTTAGCTCCGCTAACTCGAGAGGTGCCATGTGATAAGCTCTCATGGCGGGTGGTTTGGTACCTGGTTCCAGCTCTATCTCGTGGTCTTTTTCTCTCCTTGGAGGTAGTTTCTTAGGCAGCTCGGCTGGTGAAACATCTTTGAACTCCTCAAGAACTGCTGCTACCTCCTTGGGCATGTCATCTTGGGGTCTTGGCTCATCATCGTCGAACTCGCTAAGGATGGCCAAGTAGCTCTCCTTTTCCCTCTTGATGCCTTTCTTGAATTGCAACGCTGACAACATCTTCAAGTCTTGCTTTATGCCTCTAGCTGTTGGCACTACACAAGCCTTGTCGCCTTCTGTGATACATAAGCTGTTGGTGAATGGCACCGGGATTGCCTTGACTTGATCATGGAATTCCAACCCCAGGACGACTTTGAAGTCATCCATTGGAACAATCGAGAAGTCTAAGTTCCCACACCATGCTCCTACGTTGGTTCTGACTCCTCGAACTACACCATAAATGGGTCGAGCTGGTGAATTTACCGCTTTGATGGAGCCCCCTCCATTGTTTCCCTTAAGTCCTAGTCTTTGGGCTTCCTCAACCGCGATGAAGTTGTGGGTTGCACCGGTGTCGAGCATTGCAGTCGTTGGCTTCCCACCTATAGTGACATCAACGAAGAGTAAACCTTTGGCTTGGACCTTGGGTGTGGATCGGATCACATTCAACAGCTGCATAGACCCCACATGTGCACCACCTTTGTCACCCTCGGATTTCGTCTCGCTTTGATGACTTCCTAAGAGTGCGCTTAGAGCTCTCTTTTGTGGGCAATCTCTAGCCCAATGCGGACCATCGCAAATGAAACACTTGTTATTGTTGGGCTTACCTGAGCTCCTTGTCTCCTTTTGCTTGCCTTTATCCTTACTTCTTGCCGAGTAGTTGTCTTGACGGGGCTCATCCTTGTGTTGGCTTTTGTCTCCGCCACCTTTGGCATAGCTACTCTTCTTTTCCTTCGGCTTGCCCGTGGACTCCTTTGGACTAGTGTAGTCGATTAGGCTTTCGGCCACGAATATGGCGGTAGCAAGGTCTTGCACCCCACGTTGCCTTAGCTCGGTCTTAGCCCATGGTTGAAGACCATTCATAAAATTGAAGAGAGCATCCTTGTCAGGTAAATCGGGAATCTCAAACACTAAGTTGGTGAAGTCCTTAATATAATCCCGAATAGACCCCGAGTGCTTGAGCCTTCGCAAGCGAGCTCTTGCCTCATCCTCGGCATTCTCCGGATAAAATTGTCTTTTAAGCTCTTTTGTAAAGTCATCAAAGGTAGTAATGATGCATGTACTTTTTTTGACATCTCCTCGCCTTCTCCTCCACCATAACATGGCAGTATCGGTGAGGTAGAGAGCCGCGGTCCTAATCTTGGCATCTTCCTCGGTGATGCCTACGGCTTTTTAAAGTATTGGTCTAGCCCCCATAAGAAGTTATCTACTTCACGAGCGTTGCGCAATCTCCCGAAACTCTTAGGCTTTGGCATCTCGATACGCTTAGCCTCCACAATACCGCTAGTGTCGGCTCCCGTAGCCAATGCGCGCTTGCATAGGACCAAGTCCCCATGCATCTCCTCAATGCGTGCAAGCGTGCTATTCAACTCCTTCTCGTGGACTTGACGCATTTTGGTGAGTTTCCCCATGAACTCCTCGCGAATCTTTGCCATCTCGCCCCGCAAGGACTCCTCTAGCTAGACCACCATGCCCTTAATTGCAGTGTGGATGACAACATCCTCTGCCTCTAAGCCTTCTACCCGTTGGCCTAGATCATCCACCTGGGCCTTCATGCCACTCACGCCCTCCTCCACCTGAGATAGGCGTGAGTCAAAAGCAGAGATCATGTCCTTAGACCGTTCCCGTCTTGGAGCGTCAGGGTCGACATGCTCTTCGCGACCTCTCCTTTTTCGTAACTTCCTCGGAAGGGTTGGATCCTGATGCACCTTTGGTAGCGTCGTGTTTTACCATTGTGTCAAGCGAGGTTCCGATCGGACTTCTGCTTTGATACCAACTGTCACGAGCTTCTTTTTTCCTAAGCTTCTTGTGCGGCCTTAGCACTTCCCTTATGCTAAGTCAGCCTTACTCACACAAACACTTTGGCTAGAACACCCGAATAAAGGGAGAAGATCTTTGAAAGAGAGAGAACTTGTATTAAGCTTGGGTTATTGGCCATCCGCCGGAAGTTTCGGGTTTAATACTGATATTTTTGCAACCAATCTAATAAATCTAAGCGTAGTGCTTGGTGTGTTGATTTTTTTTGGAAGGGGGGTGTTAAGTGATTTATTAGATAATCGAAAACAGAGGATCTTGAAGACTATTCAAAATTCAGAAGAATTACGCGAGGGGGCCCTAAACCAGTTAGAAAAAGCCCGGGCCCGCTTACGGAAAGTAGAAATAGAAGCGAATCAGTTTCGAATGACTGGATACTCTGAAATAGAGCGAGAAAAATTAAATTTGGGGAGGGGTGTCTTCCTATTTATAGGCATCATCCCCCCTTGCCTTAGGTTATAGATAATTCTAGGACATTTACAAGTATAGAGGTTTCTAGAGTTTTCTATATAACTCTAAGTGTTACCTTGAGTATTCTAGAGACTTTCGGAGTAGTCTTGACCCTTAAGCCTCTCTACGGTTCTAGAGAGTTCCGGAGTGTCCTAGAGACTCTCTAAGGTTCTAGAGAGTTCTAGAATTGTCCGAATGCTTCCCGATCCTTCCGGAAGCTTCCAAGACCTTCCATAATATTCCGGATGCTTCTAGAATGCTCATGTGCTCTCCAAAACCTTCATTGAGCCATGCTTGCATCAAAATGCTCAAGGAAACTCCTCGTTAATTTGGCGGGGCGTGACACCAGGCACCCTTCATATGGTGGTCACTGTAAGACTTCAACTGACTGTACGGTCAGCCATGATATGATATATATATTGAGTGCTTGTCTATGCAAATATAAATATAAGTATTGAGGAGAAAATTTAAGGATTAATTACAAAATACCACCCGACTATGATGTTATTTTCATTTTCATATCTAATTATCAAAAACTTACATTTTCATACCCGAAGTTTCATTCCGTTAGCATTTTAATACCCTGACCACTGACACCGTTAAATTTTGAGGGCATTTTCATCATTTTAATAAATATATCATTTTTTACATTTACTTTAACAAAATAATTTATTTTTTGAAGTTATCAAATACAAATAAAACAATTTAATTTAGCAAAAATATTCAGAAAAAAAAACTTCAAAATTAAATATTTATTTTTGTAACAATAGTGATAAAAGTTAATAGAACTCTTGTATGTATATATATTTTTGGAGTTAAATGTTAAGCAAAACAAAATGAAATCAATTAAAATATATGATTAAAATAAATTATATCAAGAAAATATCGAATATCGATGGAAATTTTATTAAATTTTATATAAACATGTTTAATAAATTTTTGGTTAAATATCCCAAACTTTCGACCCTGCTTGAAACAATGCAAGCGCATTTTTTGAGTTCTCATTCTTTGCATTGAGTGACCGGCATTCAAAAATAAAGACATGGGATAAGCTGAGATAGTCGTAGCCACCACTTTAATGACAATTTTCTTCTCAAGCACCAGTTTTCTTGCAGCATTCTCAAGCACTCTGCCTCCTTGCCAACATATTCCTCACGAATATATATATCAAGCCTACTATTTTCGGCTTCTTGTTGTTAGCATTCAACGATGAAGAAGTTGAAAGATGAACATAATGTGGGTTCAAAGAATGTCGGATTCTTCTAAACTTCTTAGGGTGAATGAGGTCTCTCAAATAATCACTGACACTCTGGAGGATTAAATGATTTAAATCATCTGGAGCATCAGGAGAAGGCCACCCTGCAGTGAACCGCCATCAGGAGAGCATGGACATGGAAGTGGTTCAGCACTAGACTTCAAGATGACATCTCTACTTCATTGTCAGGTAAATTCTATTGCCTATCATCCCTTTATTTTTTATTTTTTCAAAAAGATTCATTGTAGTTTGATACTGCTGTGACTTTAAAAATAAACTGATGATGTCATACTTCGAAAATTTGAAAATAATCAGATGTGAATTTAAACAGTTTTGTGTTTGATAAATATTAGTTTATAAGTGTTTTCAAGACAAAATATATTAATTTCTAAGTATTTTTAATGACAACAAATTTCTAAAAAGCAATCTTATGGTTGCTTCTAAAANNNNNNNNNNNNNNNNNNNNTAACTTTTTTTTTTTGTTAAAATGATGTTTTTTCTTTAGTTAGCCAAACATTATTGAATTTAAGATTCCATATAGAAACTGATTTTTTTTCGCTGTTATCATTCTTCTGAGTGGCTGCATAAGAGCAAGATAAGTAACATATGTTATACTGTTATAGCATGTTAACTCCGAATCCACATCAGCATACAAAAACAACATAAAATATTTGGACTGAGAAAACAATTCTTCGCACTACTGCCCTAGTATTGTAACTGGCTAACAAGGAACAAGATGGCTAGTATAAAACTATAAAAGCATAGCAACAGAGTATTTGTATTAATTGGGAGCTGAAATTAAAAGGCAGATCTATATATTTTCATCTATGGGCACCCCTGATGCCGATCTGCAATTCCTCAAAATAGTGAAGCATTCTCGACAACTTAAATAAAATTTTAGTTTGACTATAAGCTAATGCATTTCATGGAATAGTGAACAACATTATATTCCCAAGCGATTTTGGAATGCTAAGTTTGCTTCATGTTCTTAAAACCAGGCAAGGAATATTTTCAATTTCAAAGCAAATGTGCAGAATGAACACAAATCACTTTCTCCATTACAAATCCATATGAAAGTTCTCCATTACAAATCCATAAGAAAGTTCTCCCTGTACTGCATATAACCCCATTGTTTGAAAAGGGATCAGAATCAGCAAACTGAAAATAAACTCAAGTTACTCAACAAACTACTAAACAACGAATTGAAAATGAAATCATTTGTAACTGTAACATCAATTGACTGAATCAATG
This genomic interval carries:
- the LOC101300615 gene encoding serine/threonine protein phosphatase 2A 55 kDa regulatory subunit B beta isoform-like, coding for MNGADEVVAAPGGPPPALDWKFSQVFGERTAGEEVQEVDIISAIEFDKTGDHLATGDRGGRVVLFERTDTKDNGGSRRDLERMDYSIRHPEFRYKTEFQSHEPEFDYLKSLEIEEKINKIRWCQTANGALFLLSTNDKTIKFWKVQEKKVKKVSEMNVDPSKTVANGSVASSSSLSSPKTHLANGACQSFSSLSNDISFPPGGIPLLRLPQVTSHETSLVARCRRVYAHAHDYHINSISNNSDGETFISADDLRINLWNLEISSQSFNIVDVKPTNMEDLTEVITSAEFHPTHCNTLAYSSSKGSIRLIDLRQSALCDSHAKLFEEQEAPGARSFFTEIIASISDIKFAKDGRYILSRDYMTLKLWDINMDSGPVTTFQVHEYLRPKLCDLYENDSIFDKFECCLSGDGLRVATGSYSNLFRVFGCGPGSTEATTLEASKNPMRRQVQTPSRPSRSLSSSITRVVRRGAESPGVDANGNCFDFTTKLLHLAWHPTENSIACAAANSLYMYYA